One window from the genome of [Clostridium] celerecrescens 18A encodes:
- a CDS encoding epoxyqueuosine reductase QueH: MNQRNYQKELDQVIAELEEQGKVPRLLLHSCCAPCSSYVLEYLSRYFEITVYFYNPNIDQPVEYKRRVKEQERLIASMDFIHPVTLETGAYEPEEFHRIVRGLEKEPEGGARCFKCYELRLQEAAKVAQAGRFDYFTTTLSISPLKNAEKLNEIGEKLAKEYRVAYLPSDFKKKNGFKRSVELSEKYGLYRQDYCGCFYSQKERQKLSEIS; encoded by the coding sequence ATGAACCAGAGGAATTATCAGAAGGAATTGGATCAGGTCATTGCAGAATTAGAGGAACAGGGAAAAGTTCCCAGGCTGCTTTTACATAGCTGTTGTGCTCCGTGCAGCAGTTATGTGCTGGAATATTTATCCCGTTATTTTGAAATAACCGTGTATTTCTATAATCCCAATATAGATCAGCCGGTTGAATACAAAAGACGGGTGAAAGAGCAGGAAAGGCTCATTGCATCTATGGATTTTATTCATCCTGTGACTTTGGAAACAGGAGCTTATGAACCGGAAGAATTTCACCGGATTGTGAGAGGTCTTGAAAAGGAGCCGGAAGGCGGTGCCAGATGTTTTAAATGCTATGAACTGCGCCTCCAGGAGGCTGCAAAGGTTGCTCAAGCCGGGCGCTTTGATTATTTCACCACCACTCTGTCCATAAGCCCTTTAAAGAATGCGGAAAAGCTCAATGAGATCGGTGAGAAGCTTGCAAAAGAGTATCGCGTCGCTTATCTTCCCTCTGATTTCAAGAAAAAAAATGGATTTAAGCGGTCTGTAGAGCTTTCTGAGAAATATGGTTTATACAGGCAGGATTACTGCGGCTGTTTCTATTCCCAGAAAGAAAGGCAGAAGCTTTCGGAAATTTCTTAG
- a CDS encoding HPr family phosphocarrier protein — translation MLSKTLTVVNPSGLHLRPAGVLSQTAMKFKSDVIIEYGEKRIVAKSVLNVMAAGIKCGTEIKLICEGEDEAAAMKTMTEAIESGLGEM, via the coding sequence ATGTTATCAAAAACACTGACCGTAGTAAATCCATCCGGACTTCATTTAAGACCAGCAGGTGTTCTTTCCCAGACGGCTATGAAATTTAAATCCGATGTGATCATCGAATATGGAGAGAAGAGAATCGTAGCTAAGAGCGTGTTAAACGTTATGGCAGCCGGAATCAAATGCGGAACAGAGATCAAATTGATCTGTGAAGGCGAAGATGAGGCAGCAGCAATGAAAACCATGACGGAAGCAATTGAAAGCGGACTTGGAGAGATGTAA
- the gltB gene encoding glutamate synthase large subunit yields MDKGLQSPNKKELPGLYDPRFEHDNCGIGAVANIKGVKTHRTVDQALHIVENLEHRAGKDAEGKTGDGVGIMLQISHKFFKKVTKPLGIELGEEREYGVGMFFFPQDELARNQAKKMFEIIVKKEGLEFTGWRDVPIHPELIGAKAVDCMPCIAQGFVKKPADTAKGLEFDRKLYVSRRIFEQSNDNTYVVSLSSRTIVYKGMFLVKELRKFFPDLQDKDYESAVAVVHSRFSTNTNPSWMRAHPNRLIVHNGEINTIRGNVDKMMAREENMESEYFRYDMHKVLPIINQEGSDSAMLDNALEFMMMSGMDLPLSVMVTIPAPWEHDKSMPQEIKDFYRYYATMMEPWDGPASIVFSDGDLVGAVLDRNGLRPSRYYITDEDQMILASEVGAIDIEQSHVVRKERLRPGKMLLIDTVKGCLVSDEELKEYYAARQPYGEWLDSNLIELRKLPIPNIGVPAMNREERAKLQKTYGYTYEEYKTMILPMALNGAEAVSAMGADSPLAVLSKKHQPLFNYFKQLFAQVTNPPIDSIREEIVTSTTVYVGEEGNILEETAENCKILKVNNPILTCTDLLKIKNMKKPGFKVEVIPITYYKNTSLEKAIDRLFLEVDRAHHDGANIIILSDRDIDENHLPIPSLLAVSALQQHLVKTKKRTSVALILESGEPREVHHFATLLGYGACAINPYLAQESIRSLIEKGMLDKDYYAAVEDYNAAVLHGIVKIASKMGISTIQSYQGAQIFEAIGISKKVIDKYFTDTVSRVGGITLDDIANDVDVLHSAAFDPLGLDVDLTLDSVGSHKERAGQEEHLYNPLTIHLLQEAARTGSYETFKEYTHALTEEGQTVNLRSLLDFDYSKTKEIPLEEVESEESIVKRFKTGAMSYGSISQEAHETLAIAMNRIHGKSNSGEGGESLERLTVGPDGVNRCSAIKQVASGRFGVTSRYLVSAREIQIKMAQGAKPGEGGQLPGGKVYPWVAKTRHSTTGVGLISPPPHHDIYSIEDLAQLIYDLKNSNTNARISVKLVSEAGVGTVAAGVAKAGAQVILISAFDGGTGAAPRNSIYNAGLPWELGVAEAHQTLIMNGLRDKVILETDGKLMTGRDVAIACALGAEEFGFATAPLVTMGCVMMRVCNLDTCPVGIATQNPELRKRFKGKPEHVINFMNFIAKELREYMAKLGIRTVDELVGRTDLLKKKASIPSERAGKVDFSAILGNSYAGQKLLGYDKKQVYDFELEKTIDEKIILKKLRDALRAGQKKSLHIDISNTDRALGTIFGSEITRLYPDGLLEDTFTINCTGSGGQSFGAFIPKGLTLELVGDSNDYFGKGLSGGKLVVYPPQGVKFKAEDNIIIGNVALYGATNGKAFICGIAGERFCVRNSGATAVVEGVGDHGCEYMTGGRVVVLGPTGKNFAAGMSGGIAYVLDEKRDLYKRLNKEMVSFEEVTNKYDVLELKDMIKEHVAYTNSAKGKEILDNFGEYLPKFKKVMPHDYRRMLNTIVQMEEKGLSSEQAQIEAFYANTKK; encoded by the coding sequence ATGGATAAAGGTTTACAATCCCCTAATAAAAAGGAGTTGCCGGGCCTATATGATCCCCGCTTTGAGCATGATAACTGCGGCATCGGTGCGGTTGCCAACATAAAAGGCGTGAAGACTCACCGGACGGTGGATCAGGCTCTCCATATCGTAGAGAATCTGGAACACCGTGCAGGAAAGGATGCGGAAGGAAAGACAGGAGACGGAGTTGGAATCATGCTTCAGATCTCCCATAAGTTTTTTAAAAAGGTGACAAAGCCTCTGGGCATAGAGCTTGGTGAGGAGAGGGAATATGGTGTTGGTATGTTTTTCTTTCCACAGGACGAGCTTGCCAGAAATCAAGCCAAAAAAATGTTCGAGATCATTGTAAAGAAAGAGGGGCTTGAATTTACAGGTTGGAGGGATGTGCCTATACATCCGGAGCTGATCGGTGCCAAGGCGGTGGACTGTATGCCCTGCATTGCCCAGGGCTTTGTAAAAAAGCCAGCTGATACGGCCAAAGGATTGGAGTTTGACCGGAAGCTTTATGTGTCAAGACGGATTTTCGAACAAAGCAACGACAATACCTATGTGGTTTCCTTAAGCAGCAGAACCATTGTATATAAGGGCATGTTTTTGGTGAAGGAACTTAGGAAGTTTTTTCCGGACCTCCAGGATAAGGATTATGAATCTGCTGTTGCAGTGGTTCATTCCCGGTTCAGTACCAATACAAACCCAAGCTGGATGAGAGCCCATCCCAACCGCCTTATTGTTCATAATGGTGAGATCAATACCATTCGCGGAAATGTGGATAAGATGATGGCAAGGGAAGAGAATATGGAGTCCGAGTATTTCCGGTATGACATGCATAAGGTCCTTCCTATCATTAACCAGGAAGGTTCCGATTCCGCCATGCTTGACAATGCGCTGGAATTTATGATGATGAGCGGAATGGATCTTCCCCTTTCTGTTATGGTGACCATTCCTGCACCATGGGAGCATGACAAATCCATGCCTCAGGAAATCAAGGACTTTTACCGTTACTATGCAACCATGATGGAACCTTGGGACGGACCGGCTTCCATCGTATTCAGTGACGGCGACCTGGTTGGTGCCGTACTGGACCGCAATGGCCTTCGTCCGTCCAGATACTACATTACCGATGAGGACCAGATGATCCTGGCTTCTGAGGTGGGCGCCATTGATATCGAGCAGAGCCATGTGGTGCGAAAAGAGCGCCTTCGTCCAGGCAAGATGCTTCTCATTGATACCGTTAAGGGATGCCTGGTCAGCGATGAGGAGCTGAAAGAATATTATGCGGCCCGCCAGCCTTATGGGGAATGGCTGGATTCCAATTTAATTGAGCTGAGAAAGCTGCCCATCCCCAATATAGGGGTTCCTGCCATGAACAGAGAGGAAAGGGCGAAGCTGCAGAAGACTTATGGTTATACCTATGAGGAATACAAAACCATGATCCTTCCCATGGCCTTAAACGGTGCGGAAGCAGTTTCAGCCATGGGAGCAGACAGTCCCCTGGCGGTATTAAGCAAAAAGCACCAGCCCCTTTTCAATTATTTCAAACAGCTCTTTGCCCAGGTTACCAATCCGCCCATTGATTCCATCCGGGAAGAGATCGTTACCTCTACCACGGTTTATGTGGGTGAGGAAGGGAATATCCTGGAGGAGACGGCGGAAAACTGCAAGATCCTGAAAGTCAATAATCCCATACTTACCTGTACGGACCTTCTGAAGATTAAAAATATGAAGAAGCCGGGCTTTAAGGTAGAAGTGATTCCCATTACCTACTATAAAAATACTTCCCTGGAAAAAGCCATTGACAGGCTGTTTCTTGAGGTAGACCGGGCGCACCATGATGGTGCGAATATCATCATCTTGTCTGACCGGGATATTGACGAAAACCATTTGCCCATTCCTTCCCTGCTTGCGGTATCGGCTTTGCAGCAGCATCTTGTCAAAACAAAGAAGAGGACTTCTGTGGCGCTTATACTGGAAAGCGGAGAGCCAAGAGAAGTACATCACTTTGCTACTTTGCTGGGATATGGAGCCTGTGCCATAAATCCCTACCTGGCCCAGGAATCCATTCGTTCCCTCATTGAAAAGGGCATGCTGGATAAAGATTATTATGCGGCCGTAGAGGATTACAACGCGGCAGTTCTTCACGGCATTGTAAAGATAGCTTCCAAGATGGGAATCTCTACCATACAGTCCTACCAGGGAGCCCAGATTTTTGAGGCAATCGGCATTTCAAAGAAAGTGATTGACAAATATTTTACCGATACGGTGAGCAGAGTGGGAGGAATCACCCTGGATGACATAGCCAATGATGTGGATGTCCTTCACTCAGCAGCCTTTGATCCCCTTGGCCTTGACGTGGATTTGACCCTGGACAGTGTGGGAAGCCATAAGGAGAGAGCAGGGCAAGAGGAACATTTATACAATCCTCTTACCATCCATCTCTTACAGGAAGCGGCCAGAACCGGCAGCTACGAGACTTTCAAAGAATATACCCATGCCTTGACGGAAGAGGGACAGACGGTTAATTTAAGAAGTCTTTTGGACTTTGATTATTCCAAAACAAAGGAAATTCCTTTGGAAGAGGTGGAAAGCGAAGAATCCATTGTTAAACGGTTTAAAACAGGAGCTATGTCTTACGGATCCATTTCCCAGGAAGCTCATGAAACCCTGGCGATTGCCATGAACCGGATTCATGGAAAATCCAACAGCGGCGAGGGAGGCGAAAGCCTGGAGCGTCTGACCGTAGGTCCGGACGGCGTAAACCGATGTTCTGCTATCAAGCAGGTTGCTTCCGGACGATTTGGAGTAACCTCAAGGTATCTGGTAAGTGCCAGAGAAATCCAGATTAAAATGGCTCAGGGAGCGAAGCCGGGAGAAGGAGGCCAGCTTCCAGGCGGGAAGGTATATCCGTGGGTTGCCAAAACCAGGCATTCCACGACAGGAGTAGGTCTTATCTCTCCGCCGCCTCACCATGATATTTATTCCATTGAGGATCTGGCCCAGCTGATTTATGACTTGAAAAATTCGAATACCAATGCCAGGATTTCTGTTAAACTGGTTTCTGAGGCAGGAGTGGGCACAGTAGCCGCAGGTGTTGCAAAGGCCGGTGCACAGGTAATCCTTATTTCCGCCTTTGACGGCGGAACCGGTGCGGCTCCAAGAAATTCTATTTATAATGCAGGGCTTCCATGGGAGCTTGGTGTAGCGGAGGCTCATCAGACCCTGATTATGAATGGGTTAAGGGATAAGGTGATCCTGGAGACAGACGGGAAGCTGATGACGGGGCGGGATGTTGCCATTGCCTGTGCCCTGGGAGCGGAGGAGTTCGGCTTTGCTACAGCCCCTCTTGTGACCATGGGCTGTGTCATGATGAGAGTCTGTAATCTGGATACTTGTCCGGTGGGCATTGCCACCCAGAATCCGGAGCTTAGGAAGCGCTTTAAAGGAAAACCGGAACACGTAATCAATTTCATGAATTTTATTGCCAAAGAGCTTCGGGAATATATGGCAAAGCTTGGTATCCGCACCGTAGATGAACTTGTGGGAAGGACGGATCTGTTAAAGAAGAAAGCCAGTATTCCTTCTGAAAGAGCTGGAAAGGTGGATTTTTCCGCTATATTGGGAAATTCCTATGCTGGGCAGAAGCTTTTAGGATACGATAAGAAACAGGTATATGATTTTGAACTAGAGAAAACCATAGATGAGAAGATCATCCTTAAGAAATTAAGAGATGCTCTGCGGGCCGGTCAGAAAAAGAGCCTTCATATCGATATTTCCAATACGGATCGGGCCCTGGGTACCATATTTGGCTCGGAAATTACCAGACTTTATCCGGATGGGCTTTTGGAGGATACCTTTACCATCAACTGTACGGGCAGCGGCGGTCAGAGCTTTGGAGCCTTTATTCCAAAGGGCCTTACTTTAGAGCTGGTGGGCGACAGCAACGATTATTTTGGAAAGGGACTTTCTGGCGGCAAGCTGGTGGTTTATCCGCCCCAGGGCGTTAAATTTAAGGCTGAGGATAACATTATCATCGGAAATGTGGCCTTATACGGCGCTACAAACGGAAAGGCATTTATCTGCGGGATCGCAGGCGAACGTTTCTGTGTCCGGAACTCTGGAGCAACCGCTGTTGTGGAAGGTGTGGGAGACCATGGCTGCGAATACATGACAGGCGGGCGCGTGGTGGTGCTGGGGCCCACTGGCAAAAACTTTGCTGCAGGAATGAGCGGCGGCATCGCCTATGTTCTGGATGAAAAGAGAGATTTATATAAGAGGCTTAATAAGGAAATGGTTTCCTTTGAAGAAGTTACCAATAAATACGATGTTCTTGAATTAAAAGACATGATCAAAGAACATGTGGCTTACACCAATTCCGCAAAAGGAAAAGAGATTCTTGATAACTTTGGAGAGTATCTTCCTAAGTTTAAGAAGGTCATGCCTCATGATTACAGACGCATGCTGAACACCATCGTTCAGATGGAGGAAAAAGGGTTAAGCAGCGAACAGGCACAGATTGAAGCATTTTATGCCAACACAAAGAAGTAA
- a CDS encoding glutamate synthase subunit beta has product MGKPTGFLEYSRKTGKAVDPKARIKNYNEFHLPLSEKEQKCQGARCMDCGVPFCQSGMILKGMVSGCPLNNLIPEWNELVYTGTWQQAYNRLKKTNSFPEFTARVCPAPCEAACTCGLNGDPVSIKENEYAIIERAYESGIAGPIPPKIRTGKKVAVIGSGPAGLAAADQLNKRGHSVTVLEREDRIGGLLMYGIPNMKLEKHVIDRKVEIMKQEGVTFLTGTDIGKNQKAKDLLKEYDRIILACGASNPRDLKVPGRDGGGIYFAVDFLKSTTKSLLNSNLQDNSHISAKGKHVIVIGGGDTGNDCVGTAIRHGCASVTQLEMMPKLPEKRTPDNSWPEWPKVLKTDYGQEESIAVFGKDPRVYQTTVKEFIKDKSGKIVKAVLMGLEPKTDEKTGRLNMEPVAGSEREVPADIVLIAAGFLGAQTYVADAFGVKLNGRSNVETEEGKYKTNVDKVFAAGDMRRGQSLVVWAIREGREVAKEVDRSLMGYSNLA; this is encoded by the coding sequence ATGGGAAAGCCAACAGGATTTTTAGAATACAGCAGAAAAACAGGAAAAGCGGTAGACCCCAAGGCTCGTATTAAGAATTATAACGAGTTCCACCTGCCTCTTTCTGAAAAAGAACAAAAATGCCAGGGTGCGCGCTGCATGGACTGCGGCGTCCCCTTCTGCCAGTCCGGTATGATCTTAAAAGGTATGGTTTCCGGCTGCCCCCTTAACAATCTGATCCCGGAATGGAATGAGCTTGTTTACACCGGGACATGGCAGCAGGCCTACAACAGGCTGAAAAAAACCAATAGTTTTCCGGAATTTACCGCCAGGGTGTGCCCGGCTCCCTGTGAAGCCGCATGTACCTGCGGGTTAAATGGAGATCCGGTGAGCATCAAGGAAAATGAGTACGCCATCATTGAACGTGCTTATGAAAGCGGCATAGCAGGTCCCATCCCGCCAAAGATCCGCACCGGGAAAAAAGTGGCCGTCATCGGTTCCGGCCCGGCAGGTCTGGCAGCAGCAGATCAACTGAACAAACGGGGGCACAGCGTTACTGTATTGGAAAGGGAGGACCGCATAGGTGGTCTTCTCATGTATGGGATCCCCAATATGAAGCTGGAAAAGCATGTGATAGACCGGAAGGTGGAGATCATGAAGCAGGAAGGAGTGACGTTCCTGACAGGCACTGATATTGGAAAAAACCAGAAGGCCAAAGATCTGTTAAAGGAATATGACCGCATCATCCTGGCCTGCGGGGCTTCCAATCCTAGGGATTTAAAGGTTCCGGGAAGAGATGGGGGAGGAATTTATTTTGCAGTAGATTTTTTAAAGTCAACCACAAAAAGCTTATTGAATTCCAACTTACAGGATAACAGCCATATTTCCGCAAAAGGTAAGCACGTCATCGTCATCGGCGGCGGTGACACGGGTAACGACTGTGTGGGAACGGCCATCCGCCATGGGTGTGCTTCCGTCACCCAGCTTGAGATGATGCCAAAGCTCCCTGAAAAAAGAACCCCTGATAATAGCTGGCCCGAATGGCCGAAAGTTCTGAAGACTGATTACGGCCAGGAAGAATCCATTGCCGTATTCGGAAAGGACCCCAGGGTATACCAGACGACGGTAAAGGAATTTATTAAGGATAAGTCCGGCAAAATAGTGAAAGCCGTGCTCATGGGACTGGAGCCTAAAACGGATGAAAAGACCGGCCGTTTAAACATGGAGCCAGTAGCCGGCAGTGAGAGAGAAGTTCCGGCCGATATTGTTTTAATTGCAGCAGGATTTCTGGGCGCCCAGACTTATGTTGCTGATGCTTTTGGCGTGAAATTAAACGGCAGAAGTAATGTGGAGACAGAAGAGGGGAAATATAAGACGAATGTAGATAAAGTATTTGCAGCCGGTGATATGCGCCGGGGACAATCGCTGGTAGTTTGGGCGATCAGGGAAGGCCGGGAAGTGGCAAAGGAAGTTGATAGGAGCTTAATGGGGTATTCCAACCTGGCATAG
- a CDS encoding cache domain-containing sensor histidine kinase, translating to MNRNELALTDITDSIRKLSAASSTNKQVSALLNQSFEGKVFSSENAGRIRSVVETLTFYRNIFFDYRMHYIILGVDGTVYSVTDGIDNSTYFGKQFSESVCRQDWYHDFMESQEVSRWVIPCTYNDKGVFKGEGDNPRDEDFILFIRRIRDYNSQKFLGISFVSFPTENLSQILIPYEGAAMALFNEEQRLVYANEDADLFHDISVNNMDLLLKEHDGYFHYTVAEREYLINYVTMDSSGWRLVNMVPLDKTTEAVDKLYSAVTTMMILLAIGASVVCLAMYVYVNAPLNRLILKISSINIGGTVLSDVEGVEGCARPVIGIVEAEHEINRMVDYIEKLSAQAIKQKEIEQNLRYEMLRAQLNPHFLFNTLNVIKWSAMISGAGNIADMITSLGILLENTMNRGEEEGPLREEIRVAKAWVEIKNWALKNRIQIHADVPEVLEDFQVIRFFLQPLVENAVFHGMEDVENGEIWIKAEQYNGRVCVTIQDNGIGIESEVLDEILKELDVRQKRRNVTGIGLTSIHELMKLKYGPDYGLYIESKKNIGTKVYVIFPDWGGMDVENNDCG from the coding sequence ATGAATCGTAATGAGCTGGCATTAACGGATATCACTGATTCCATACGGAAGTTGTCTGCCGCCTCAAGTACTAACAAGCAGGTGTCTGCGTTATTGAATCAATCCTTTGAAGGGAAGGTCTTTTCTTCGGAAAATGCCGGTCGGATTCGTTCTGTAGTGGAGACCCTTACGTTTTATAGAAACATATTTTTTGATTATCGGATGCATTATATTATACTGGGAGTGGATGGTACCGTATACAGTGTGACGGATGGGATTGACAACAGCACTTATTTTGGGAAGCAGTTCTCTGAAAGCGTCTGTAGACAGGACTGGTATCATGACTTTATGGAAAGTCAGGAGGTATCGCGGTGGGTTATTCCCTGTACATATAATGATAAGGGTGTATTTAAAGGCGAAGGGGACAACCCCAGGGATGAAGATTTCATCTTATTTATCAGACGGATACGTGATTACAATTCTCAGAAATTTCTAGGTATTTCTTTTGTATCATTTCCGACTGAAAACCTGTCACAGATCCTAATCCCATATGAAGGGGCGGCTATGGCTCTGTTTAATGAGGAGCAACGTTTGGTTTATGCGAATGAAGATGCGGATCTGTTTCATGATATTTCCGTTAATAATATGGATCTCTTATTAAAGGAGCATGATGGATATTTCCACTATACAGTGGCTGAGAGAGAGTATCTGATTAATTATGTGACAATGGATAGTTCTGGATGGCGTTTGGTGAATATGGTTCCCTTGGATAAAACCACGGAAGCCGTTGACAAGCTTTATAGTGCCGTCACCACGATGATGATTCTGCTTGCAATAGGGGCCAGTGTTGTCTGCCTGGCAATGTATGTATATGTAAATGCGCCTTTGAACCGTCTCATCCTTAAAATAAGCAGCATAAATATTGGTGGGACAGTACTCTCTGATGTGGAGGGGGTGGAAGGGTGCGCAAGACCTGTAATAGGTATCGTAGAAGCAGAGCATGAGATTAATCGGATGGTGGATTATATTGAAAAGTTGTCTGCTCAAGCCATTAAGCAGAAGGAGATTGAACAGAATCTTCGATATGAGATGCTCAGGGCCCAGCTGAACCCCCATTTTTTGTTCAATACCCTCAATGTAATTAAATGGTCTGCAATGATTTCCGGTGCTGGAAACATTGCGGATATGATTACCTCCTTGGGAATTCTGTTGGAAAACACCATGAACCGGGGAGAGGAGGAGGGGCCTCTCCGTGAGGAGATCCGGGTGGCTAAAGCATGGGTGGAAATCAAAAACTGGGCTTTGAAAAACAGGATCCAGATTCATGCCGATGTCCCTGAAGTGCTGGAGGACTTCCAGGTAATTCGATTTTTTCTTCAGCCATTGGTGGAAAACGCAGTTTTTCATGGTATGGAGGATGTGGAGAACGGGGAGATCTGGATTAAGGCGGAACAATATAACGGCAGGGTATGTGTCACGATTCAGGATAATGGGATAGGGATTGAGTCCGAGGTATTGGATGAAATATTAAAGGAATTAGATGTCCGCCAAAAACGCCGTAATGTAACAGGAATCGGCCTTACCAGCATCCATGAATTAATGAAATTAAAATATGGACCGGATTATGGCCTTTACATTGAGTCTAAGAAAAACATTGGTACAAAAGTGTATGTAATATTTCCTGATTGGGGTGGGATGGATGTTGAAAATAATGATTGTGGATGA
- a CDS encoding response regulator — protein sequence MLKIMIVDDELIVRVGFQSCINWEEYGCEIISTCESARDAITFFEKQVPDVVFTDIMMPEMDGIQLVEYICTHYSRTKVVVLSCINEIEYVKKAIKLGAEDYILKLSITRNTMIELISRLKEVIEKEGEKEGELELAGNASPLNREEDFRLLLSGSPVCPDFERLLDRMGFIFDPHVSYCSGCLLIDHLRTAMDQEDMDSYTRRYGLINIIKEYFGKLPRFELAFVGEGEIMVIFTLKAGEKLKVLLPDILKFLNHTLKTHLNLTLSMGLGSPCDERTQIPFSYQQAKEAAHLRFFDGEASLHENQAEEKAPIVINKDVQRKIQEAVFALDYREVSRLTDEWFEGMAAYRHFGQIEVIRRSVLKAWIFISGNTFQEVDDASEYDDSVFMADFWRAETIWDLKHCFQDELQMILNQLQANKAASPEIMGLLHYLETHVEENISLEEAARHCSLGKSQFCILFKKTTGITFVHYFNKLKMKKAYAMLSSGKIQVQEAADRIGIKDISYFSRLFKKYYHISPSDVKRL from the coding sequence ATGTTGAAAATAATGATTGTGGATGATGAATTGATTGTAAGAGTGGGGTTTCAGTCTTGTATAAACTGGGAGGAATATGGGTGTGAAATAATTTCCACCTGTGAATCTGCCAGGGATGCAATCACTTTTTTTGAAAAGCAGGTACCGGATGTTGTATTTACGGATATTATGATGCCGGAAATGGATGGGATCCAGCTGGTAGAATATATTTGTACTCATTATTCCAGGACAAAAGTGGTCGTTCTAAGCTGCATCAATGAAATCGAATATGTGAAAAAGGCTATTAAGCTGGGAGCTGAGGATTATATACTCAAACTGTCAATCACAAGGAACACCATGATTGAACTGATTTCCAGGCTGAAAGAAGTCATAGAGAAAGAAGGGGAAAAAGAAGGAGAGCTTGAACTTGCGGGGAATGCCAGTCCTTTGAACAGAGAGGAGGATTTTAGACTGCTTCTTTCCGGAAGTCCGGTCTGCCCTGATTTTGAGCGGCTTCTGGACAGGATGGGTTTCATCTTTGATCCGCATGTTTCATATTGCAGCGGCTGCCTTCTGATAGATCATTTGAGAACTGCAATGGATCAGGAAGATATGGATTCTTATACCAGAAGATATGGTCTCATTAATATCATAAAAGAATATTTTGGAAAGCTTCCACGGTTCGAGTTGGCGTTTGTAGGTGAAGGAGAGATCATGGTGATATTTACCCTGAAGGCTGGAGAGAAGCTGAAGGTTTTATTACCTGACATATTGAAGTTTTTAAATCATACCCTGAAAACCCATCTAAATCTGACACTTTCCATGGGACTCGGGAGTCCGTGCGATGAGCGAACCCAAATACCATTCAGCTACCAACAGGCGAAAGAGGCGGCACATCTTCGATTTTTTGATGGGGAAGCCTCGTTACATGAGAATCAGGCTGAAGAAAAAGCACCAATAGTGATTAATAAAGATGTTCAGAGAAAAATTCAGGAAGCTGTTTTTGCACTGGATTATCGGGAAGTCAGCAGGCTGACAGATGAATGGTTTGAGGGGATGGCAGCTTATCGCCATTTTGGGCAGATAGAGGTCATACGCCGGTCTGTACTGAAAGCCTGGATTTTTATTTCAGGGAATACGTTTCAGGAGGTGGACGATGCCTCGGAATATGATGATTCCGTCTTCATGGCGGATTTTTGGCGTGCTGAAACAATATGGGATTTAAAGCACTGCTTTCAAGACGAGCTTCAAATGATTCTAAATCAGCTCCAGGCCAATAAGGCAGCCAGCCCGGAAATTATGGGGCTGCTTCATTACCTGGAAACACATGTGGAAGAGAATATCAGTCTGGAAGAGGCGGCAAGGCATTGTTCTTTAGGGAAAAGCCAGTTTTGTATATTGTTTAAGAAGACTACAGGCATAACGTTCGTTCATTATTTTAATAAACTGAAGATGAAAAAAGCCTATGCCATGTTAAGCAGCGGAAAGATCCAGGTGCAGGAGGCTGCAGATCGGATTGGAATCAAGGACATATCATATTTCAGCCGACTCTTTAAAAAATATTATCATATAAGCCCCAGTGATGTAAAAAGACTGTAA